In Nymphaea colorata isolate Beijing-Zhang1983 chromosome 5, ASM883128v2, whole genome shotgun sequence, one genomic interval encodes:
- the LOC116254277 gene encoding omega-3 fatty acid desaturase, chloroplastic isoform X1 — protein sequence MASLLLSECGLRPLPKISLYRGMGAPLGKPLGSQVTLPKMDLCLRRREAFFLGGGVSARDREWGLGVSAPLKVASVSEGGEAEGQNFPSFNPGAPPPFNLGEIRAAIPKHCWVKDPWKSMSYVLRDIVVVFGLAAAAAYFNNWWVWPLYWVAQGTMFWALFVLGHDCGHGSFSNNRTLNNVVGHVLHSSILVPYHGWRISHRTHHQNHGHVENDESWHPLPEKIYRNLDDTTKKLRFNPPFPMFAYPFYLWGRSPGKTGSHFHPDSALFVPNEKKDVIVSTVSWSAMVALLVGLSCWMGPVLMLKLYGVPYWVFVMWLDFVTYLHHHGHEQKLPWYRGKEWSYLRGGLTTLDRDYGVFNNIHHDIGTHVIHHLFPQIPHYHLVEATEAVKPVMGKYYREPQKSGPVPFHLVRDLLTSLKYDHFVSDQGDVVYYQTDPHFSSSKGKSE from the exons ATGGCTTCCTTGTTGCTGTCCGAATGTGGATTGCGCCCCCTCCCCAAAATTTCGTTGTACAGGGGCATGGGTGCGCCGCTGGGGAAGCCATTGGGCTCCCAAGTTACGCTGCCCAAAATGGATCTTTGTCTCAGGAGGAGAGAGGCATTCTTTTTGGGCGGCGGCGTCTCTGCAAGGGACAGAGAGTGGGGGTTGGGGGTGAGTGCTCCTCTGAAGGTTGCTTCTGTTTCTGAAGGTGGGGAGGCGGAAGGTCAGAATTTCCCCTCATTCAATCCTGGGGCTCCTCCCCCGTTCAACTTGGGCGAGATCCGGGCGGCCATTCCCAAGCACTGCTGGGTGAAGGATCCATGGAAGTCGATGAGCTACGTCCTTCGCGACATCGTCGTCGTCTTCGGATTGGCGGCCGCTGCTGCTTACTTCAACAATTGGTGGGTCTGGCCTCTCTACTGGGTTGCTCAGGGCACCATGTTCTGGGCCCTCTTCGTTCTTGGCCATGATTG TGGGCATGGAAGCTTCTCTAACAACCGGACGCTGAATAACGTGGTCGGGCATGTGCTTCATTCATCTATTCTTGTACCTTACCATGGATG GAGAATCAGTCACAGAACTCATCATCAGAATCATGGCCACGTAGAAAATGATGAATCATGGCACCCT CTTCCTGAGAAGATATACAGGAATTTGGATGATACTACGAAGAAGCTACGTTTTAATCCTCCTTTTCCGATGTTTGCATACCCTTTCTATCTG TGGGGAAGAAGCCCAGGGAAGACAGGCTCCCACTTTCATCCAGATAGTGCTCTTTTTGTGCCCAATGAGAAGAAAGATGTGATTGTCTCAACTGTCAGCTGGAGTGCGATGGTAGCCTTGCTTGTTGGACTGTCGTGTTGGATGGGTCCAGTTCTGATGCTTAAACTCTATGGTGTTCCCTATTGG GTATTTGTCATGTGGTTGGATTTTGTGACTTACTTGCATCATCATGGTCATGAACAGAAACTCCCATGGTACCGAGGGAAG GAATGGAGTTACCTTAGAGGAGGCCTTACAACACTAGATCGTGATTATGGAGTATTTAATAACATCCACCATGACATTGGAACTCATGTTATCCACCATCTCTTTCCACAGATACCACATTATCACTTGGTGGAAGCG ACTGAGGCAGTGAAGCCTGTGATGGGGAAGTATTACAGGGAGCCACAAAAATCAGGCCCTGTACCGTTCCATTTGGTTCGAGATCTATTGACAAGTTTGAAGTATGATCACTTTGTAAGTGACCAAGGAGATGTAGTCTACTATCAAACTGATCCTCATTTTTCAAGTTCCAAGGGCAAATCAGAATAA
- the LOC116254277 gene encoding omega-3 fatty acid desaturase, chloroplastic isoform X2: MAPPREPLGGLPMQGGEAEGQNFPSFNPGAPPPFNLGEIRAAIPKHCWVKDPWKSMSYVLRDIVVVFGLAAAAAYFNNWWVWPLYWVAQGTMFWALFVLGHDCGHGSFSNNRTLNNVVGHVLHSSILVPYHGWRISHRTHHQNHGHVENDESWHPLPEKIYRNLDDTTKKLRFNPPFPMFAYPFYLWGRSPGKTGSHFHPDSALFVPNEKKDVIVSTVSWSAMVALLVGLSCWMGPVLMLKLYGVPYWVFVMWLDFVTYLHHHGHEQKLPWYRGKEWSYLRGGLTTLDRDYGVFNNIHHDIGTHVIHHLFPQIPHYHLVEATEAVKPVMGKYYREPQKSGPVPFHLVRDLLTSLKYDHFVSDQGDVVYYQTDPHFSSSKGKSE; encoded by the exons ATGGCACCACCGAGAGAACCACTGGGCGGATTACCGATGCAAG GTGGGGAGGCGGAAGGTCAGAATTTCCCCTCATTCAATCCTGGGGCTCCTCCCCCGTTCAACTTGGGCGAGATCCGGGCGGCCATTCCCAAGCACTGCTGGGTGAAGGATCCATGGAAGTCGATGAGCTACGTCCTTCGCGACATCGTCGTCGTCTTCGGATTGGCGGCCGCTGCTGCTTACTTCAACAATTGGTGGGTCTGGCCTCTCTACTGGGTTGCTCAGGGCACCATGTTCTGGGCCCTCTTCGTTCTTGGCCATGATTG TGGGCATGGAAGCTTCTCTAACAACCGGACGCTGAATAACGTGGTCGGGCATGTGCTTCATTCATCTATTCTTGTACCTTACCATGGATG GAGAATCAGTCACAGAACTCATCATCAGAATCATGGCCACGTAGAAAATGATGAATCATGGCACCCT CTTCCTGAGAAGATATACAGGAATTTGGATGATACTACGAAGAAGCTACGTTTTAATCCTCCTTTTCCGATGTTTGCATACCCTTTCTATCTG TGGGGAAGAAGCCCAGGGAAGACAGGCTCCCACTTTCATCCAGATAGTGCTCTTTTTGTGCCCAATGAGAAGAAAGATGTGATTGTCTCAACTGTCAGCTGGAGTGCGATGGTAGCCTTGCTTGTTGGACTGTCGTGTTGGATGGGTCCAGTTCTGATGCTTAAACTCTATGGTGTTCCCTATTGG GTATTTGTCATGTGGTTGGATTTTGTGACTTACTTGCATCATCATGGTCATGAACAGAAACTCCCATGGTACCGAGGGAAG GAATGGAGTTACCTTAGAGGAGGCCTTACAACACTAGATCGTGATTATGGAGTATTTAATAACATCCACCATGACATTGGAACTCATGTTATCCACCATCTCTTTCCACAGATACCACATTATCACTTGGTGGAAGCG ACTGAGGCAGTGAAGCCTGTGATGGGGAAGTATTACAGGGAGCCACAAAAATCAGGCCCTGTACCGTTCCATTTGGTTCGAGATCTATTGACAAGTTTGAAGTATGATCACTTTGTAAGTGACCAAGGAGATGTAGTCTACTATCAAACTGATCCTCATTTTTCAAGTTCCAAGGGCAAATCAGAATAA